The following is a genomic window from Capnocytophaga stomatis.
AAAACGGACAAACAGTTCAAGAAAGCAGCACAAGTTTGATGCTCTGGACGTTTGACCAAATCATCGCCGAGGCTTCAAAGTTTTTCACTCTGCGTAAGGGCGATATTATTTTCACGGGTACTCCGGCGGGTGTTGGCAGTGTGGCTCCAAACGATGTCCTTGAAGGCTTTTTGGAAAATCAGAAGATGTTTACCGTAAATATCAAGTAAGTTTATAAATCAAAAACTTCGAAACGGATTTTCTTTCAGAAGGAAAAATTCCATTTCGAGGTTTGTTATGTAAAAGAAGTACGTCAAAAAATTCTCAAAATCGACTAAAATCAGAATTTCTGACGCTCGAATATTTGTGCCTTGTTCAGCTTGATTTTCTGCATTTTGCTCGTTTTTTGTTTAGCTTTCTTTTGTACTTTTTACCAAGTTAAAGGCGATAAATCAAAGGTTGTGTTACCAACTTCCGCTGGCACCTCCGCCTCCGCCCATTCCACCGCCGAAGCCGCCAAAACCTCCTGAGCTGCCTCCACCACCGAAACCTCCGCCAAAACCACCGGAGTTTCGCCCCATACTGGAAAGGATTATCATATCAAAAAGGTCAAAACCGCCTCCACCTCGGCTATTATTTCCGCCTTTTCCTCCTTTTGACAAAGCTATAATCAGCAAAAGCATCGCAATTCCAAAAATAACTATCACAGAGAAAGGTATTCCTTGCGTTGGTGTAGCATCATTCTTGTACGTACCCGAAAGTACTTGCATTATCGAAGTTGTGGCACTGTCAAAACCTGCATAATAATTCCTTTCTCTAAAATGAGGAATCATATCTTGCGTGATAATTTGCTTGCTTAGTGCGTCGGTTAGGTATTCTTCTACGCCGTAACCCGTTGATATTGCTACTTTTCGCTGCTCAGAAGCCATTAATATCAATACGCCATTGTCTTTTCCTTTTTGCCCGATTTTCCATTCGGAAAGAATTTCAGCAGCCTGAAAATTGATGTCATCATCAGTTCTCGGAACGATTGCAATAACAATCCCCGTGGAAGTAGAATCGGCGTACTGTGCTAACTTTGTATTAAGAAGCATTCTTTCCTGGTCAGAAAGCAGATTAACATAATCCTGCACCGCCTCATTCGGATTTTTTAGTTTGGGAACTTGTGCCAAAAGTAGTGGCTGAACAGCCAAAAGCAATATAATAAAGTAATATAATCTCTTCATCAAATTTCTCCTTTTGAAATATCGTCAGGAAGCTCATTGACATCTTCCTTCTGGTATGGAAAATAGCGTTTTAACTCTTCACCAGCTTTAAGAATGCCTTCAATAATTCCCTGACAAAATTGTCCTTTTTGGAAATGTAACTTCATTTGGTTTTTCGTGCTTTCCCAAAAATCTGCTGGGACTAATTTGTTTATGCCTTCATCTCCATAGATAGCAAATTTCTTATCCTGAACAGCAAAATAGAACAATACGCCATTGCGTTGAGCTGTGGTATCCATCTTTAATAAATGAAAAACCTCCACAGCTCTTTCGAGAGGTTCTGT
Proteins encoded in this region:
- a CDS encoding TPM domain-containing protein translates to MKRLYYFIILLLAVQPLLLAQVPKLKNPNEAVQDYVNLLSDQERMLLNTKLAQYADSTSTGIVIAIVPRTDDDINFQAAEILSEWKIGQKGKDNGVLILMASEQRKVAISTGYGVEEYLTDALSKQIITQDMIPHFRERNYYAGFDSATTSIMQVLSGTYKNDATPTQGIPFSVIVIFGIAMLLLIIALSKGGKGGNNSRGGGGFDLFDMIILSSMGRNSGGFGGGFGGGGSSGGFGGFGGGMGGGGGASGSW
- a CDS encoding TPM domain-containing protein codes for the protein MPRIEDFLTSQEEQQIIEAIRVAEKTTSGEIRVHLESQTSTEPLERAVEVFHLLKMDTTAQRNGVLFYFAVQDKKFAIYGDEGINKLVPADFWESTKNQMKLHFQKGQFCQGIIEGILKAGEELKRYFPYQKEDVNELPDDISKGEI